A genomic stretch from Hemicordylus capensis ecotype Gifberg chromosome 1, rHemCap1.1.pri, whole genome shotgun sequence includes:
- the LRRC10B gene encoding leucine-rich repeat-containing protein 10B: MRMGSGGSSGREERLPSAVEEQLSGGDQMLELSGRHLKVLPAPVCALGTLQKLYISGTGIKELPEEIEGLQELRILALDFNKLEEVPEALCRLPHLTRLYLGSNRLFGLPADFSQLTNLRCLWIESNYLYHFPRVLLQMPGLQSLQMGDNRLRTLPNSLSRMRGLRGLWLYGNRFEEFPKPLLRMTQLHILDLDRNKLAEFPDLSHLQRLKLFSYDHNPVEAPPKVADTVFVVGEGAQEFMEAREERLHRLREQEAEEQEENESEVLQANMKNDEVLDDGEGSYSAMECSADET, encoded by the coding sequence ATGAGGATGGGCAGTGGCGGGTCCTCAGGCAGGGAAGAGCGGCTGCCATCGGCTGTTGAAGAGcagctgagtggtggggatcAGATGCTGGAGCTTTCTGGGCGTCACCTGAAGGTACTGCCAGCACCGGTGTGTGCCTTGGGCACCCTGCAGAAGCTCTACATCAGTGGCACAGGGATAAAAGAACTACCTGAAGAGATAGAAGGGCTCCAGGAACTGCGTATCCTGGCACTGGACTTTAACAAACTGGAGGAAGTGCCCGAGGCACTGTGTCGCCTGCCCCACCTCACCCGCCTCTATCTGGGCAGCAACCGTCTCTTTGGGCTTCCGGCAGACTTCTCTCAGCTCACGAATCTCCGCTGCTTGTGGATTGAGAGCAACTACTTGTACCACTTCCCCCGGGTCCTGCTCCAAATGCCTGGACTACAGTCCCTGCAGATGGGTGACAACCGGCTCAGAACACTGCCAAACAGCCTGTCACGCATGAGGGGACTTCGGGGGCTCTGGCTGTATGGGAACCGCTTTGAGGAGTTCCCCAAGCCTTTGCTTCGCATGACCCAGCTTCACATCCTGGACCTTGACCGCAACAAGCTTGCTGAATTCCCTGACTTGAGTCACCTGCAGAGGCTTAAGCTCTTCTCCTATGACCACAACCCAGTGGAAGCACCACCCAAAGTGGCTGACACAGTCTTTGTGGTGGGTGAGGGGGCCCAGGAGTTTATGGAAGCTAGGGAGGAACGTCTCCATCGTCTTCGGGAGCAGGAAGCGGAAGAGCAGGAGGAGAATGAGTCTGAAGTCCTGCAGGCCAATATGAAAAATGACGAGGTTTTGGATGATGGCGAAGGCAGCTACTCTGCCATGGAGTGCTCTGCAGATGAAACATGA